CTCCATCATTGCTTTTGACAACACTCAGGGCTTTGTAACGTCGATTGCTGTGGCAAATCGGTGGCTTTACACGCCGTGCGAACTGGTCGCCGATATCTACGATGAAATGGGTGTTTGGCTCGCTTCGTACCGCAAATATCTGCCAGGACAGAGTCACACTGCTTTCGAAACTACCCGGGAATGGCCCGCGACTGCTGGCCGTCGAGGCACTGTGCGCCTGTCCAGGGTTGGCACATCCTGCAACTACGCTGCACTGGCGCTGTTGTTCAACCCGACGGGATCGGTGACGTCAGCACCGGTTATAGATATCAGGTGACTTCGACGCCTGCGGCCGCCTGATCACGAAGGCATGGAGTGGGCAGTCTGAATTACCGGGATTCTCTCGTTGACAGTCGGCTCATCCGTTCTTGATCGTATGAGGCTCAATGAGGACAGAAGGCTATTCGCTTCCTGAAAGCCTCGTCGACTATTTATTGCGGACTCTCATGCACTCGCTTTGGCGCAGCCATTGCGCTTCATCAGAGCCGCACCGTCTGGAATGAGTGCGCAGCAGCTTCGTGCGAGGCCTGCGATTCTCAGAGCGGCGCACCATCTGGCAACGCGATTTCGGGAAGGACTGCCTTCCTCAATCTGAGCCAAGTACAGGATTCAGAGCCGTACTGGACTGAAAGAACAGACTGCCACAAGGCCGCTCGCTGCCGTTGGCCGAAAGCCACGTTCCCGAGTCTGTACACTTTCTGTTGTCAGGTGGCGGCAAGGTTTTCCTCAAAAGCCGCCCTTGCCCTGGAGCGTACCCGGTGGGGAAGACCAAACCGCCAGTGGTCCTGGCCCTGGATCTCGGCGGAACCAAGCTGGCCGCCGCTTTGGTGGATGAAACGGGCCGCGTGCTGGCCGAACGCCACGCTCCCGTCATCAGAGACGACTGGCCAGCCACCATCCGGCAGATCGAAGAAGAAGCCGCCGCCTGTCTGGCTTCGGCAGGCGCCGCGTGGAGCGGGGTCTGCAGCGCCGGCATCATTGTTCCCGGCATCGCCGGACCGGACGGCAATGTCTGGGCGCCGAATCTGTGGGGCGACCGCGATGTCCCTCTCGGGTCCGCCCTCGGCGAGCGGTTGCCGGTTCCCGTTGTCCTCGACAATGACCGTTCCGGGTATGTCCTCGGCGAACAGTGGCTGGGCGCTGCACGGGACTGTCAGGATGCCGTCTTCGTGGCCGTGGGCACGGGCATCGGAGTGGGCGCGCTGGTGGCCGGGCGCGTCCTGCGCGGCTGCGCGGGCATCGCCGGCGCCGCGGGCTGGATGGCGCTGACAACCGGCAGAAAGCCCGAATATTCGCAGCACGGCTGCTGGGAGTGGGAAGCTGCCGGGCCCGCGCTGGCCCGCAAGTCCGGCCTTGCCACCGCAGAAGACGCCGTGGCCGCCGCCCGCCGCGGGGATCCGTCCGCCGTGGAAGCCGTGCGTGATGTGGCCCGCTGGCTGGGCCTGGGCGTGGCCAATCTGATCAGCGTGCTTAACCCTGAAATCGTCATCCTCGGCGGCGGCCTCATGGCGGCCGGAGATCTGTTCCTGGATCCGATCCGCCAGACTGTCCTGCAGGTGGCCCAGCCCCGTGCAGCGCGCATGGCGCGGATTGTCCTTTCGCAGCTCGGGTCGCGCGCCGGCCTGCTCGGGGCCGCCCGGCTGGCCTCGAGCCGCGATATCGTTCTCTAGGAAGTCATCATGTCCGCTCTTGCTTATTACGAAAAGATCCGCGGTCTGCTGGACCGCATTCACCAGACCCAGCAGTCTGCCATCGAGCAGGCTTCGGGCATCCTGTGCGATGTGATCGCCGCCGGACGGCGCGTCTATCTGTTCGGCAGCGGCCACTCGGTGATCCCCGTCATGGACGTGTTTCCCCGTTACGGAAGCTTCGTGGGCTTCTATCCGCTGTACGATCCGCGCCTGATGTGGTGGAACGTCGTCGGTCCGGGCGGCGCCCGCGAGCTGCTGTGGCTGGAACGCCGCGAAGGCTATGCCGAAGTGTTCCTGAAAAGCTATCCGCTCCAGGAAGGCGATGCCATGATCGTCTTTTCCCACGGCGGCCTGAACGCCGCGCCCGTGGAAGCGGCGCTGATCGCGCGCCAGAAGGGTCTGAGCGTCATCACCGTCTCCTCGCACGCCAATCGCGCCGCCGCGCGCCCGACGCACTCCAGCGGCAAGGCGCTGGCCGACCTGGCCACGGTGGCCATCGACAACTGCGTCGAGCCGGAAGATGCGCAGGTCGATGTCGGGCGGCCGGAGAAAGTCGCCGCGGCATCCACCATGGCCGCCGTGTTCATCGCAATGTCGCTGGTGGCGGAGACCGGCGCGCGGCTCGCCGCACGCGGCTTTCCGCTTCAAACATTTGTTTCCCCCAATGTTCCGGGCATCGAACCCGGCCATAACGAGCGCGTCTTCGAGGCCTTTGCGCAATGGATGCGGCCCTAGCGAGCCAGGGGGAGAGCCGCCCGCATCCGTGGCGCCGGGGCCCGCTGCTGGCGGCTGCGTGCGCCTCGATGCTGGTTTTCGGCTCCGTCATGGCGCTGCTGGGCGCGCTGCTGCCGGAGCTGGCGCCGAGGCTGGGCTTCGGACTGGCGCAGTCGGGACGGCTCTTCCTGGCGATGAACGCGGCGATGCTGGCGGCGAGCCTCGCCGCCGGATCGGCGATCGACCGCGCCGGCTTCCG
This DNA window, taken from Bryobacteraceae bacterium, encodes the following:
- a CDS encoding glucokinase — encoded protein: MGKTKPPVVLALDLGGTKLAAALVDETGRVLAERHAPVIRDDWPATIRQIEEEAAACLASAGAAWSGVCSAGIIVPGIAGPDGNVWAPNLWGDRDVPLGSALGERLPVPVVLDNDRSGYVLGEQWLGAARDCQDAVFVAVGTGIGVGALVAGRVLRGCAGIAGAAGWMALTTGRKPEYSQHGCWEWEAAGPALARKSGLATAEDAVAAARRGDPSAVEAVRDVARWLGLGVANLISVLNPEIVILGGGLMAAGDLFLDPIRQTVLQVAQPRAARMARIVLSQLGSRAGLLGAARLASSRDIVL
- a CDS encoding UPF0309 protein is translated as MSALAYYEKIRGLLDRIHQTQQSAIEQASGILCDVIAAGRRVYLFGSGHSVIPVMDVFPRYGSFVGFYPLYDPRLMWWNVVGPGGARELLWLERREGYAEVFLKSYPLQEGDAMIVFSHGGLNAAPVEAALIARQKGLSVITVSSHANRAAARPTHSSGKALADLATVAIDNCVEPEDAQVDVGRPEKVAAASTMAAVFIAMSLVAETGARLAARGFPLQTFVSPNVPGIEPGHNERVFEAFAQWMRP